In Acidobacteriota bacterium, the following are encoded in one genomic region:
- a CDS encoding M14 family zinc carboxypeptidase, with translation MTSRNEKESFRLYIWPFTLVVVAVLIIASASPVNAAGKGEPGPIYPVEITIHNRIADLKMLTEMGIDIDAVFYNRVRAYVIAEEEEKLKLLGYSVTPIPDEAKIAAEREAASAAPGAKPPQPPSYHTYATLTEELHQIAQDHPGITRLYSIGKSVQNRDLWMMKITKNPDLEEDEPEVRYIAAMHGDEVVGKENCINFINLLTDNYGTDPRITNIVDTMEVWVLPSMNPDGTEMHMRYNANYVDLNRDFPDQFEDPVDSTEGRQPETAAVMNWGYAHSTLLSANFHGGAVVANYPYDGTASHASVYNPTDDDPFFVSISRTYADNNPSMVTSNSDPAFNNGICNGADWYVIYGGLQDWNYVWHGGHEITVEVTQNKWPPADELPAHWNDNKESMLAYIERAHEGIRGIVTDSQTGIPLAATVRVQGVDHDVYADPDVGDYHRLLSPGKYSLEFSATGYISKIVNDIQVVEGGPATRCGVALEPLDVDLQHIGNRVLDTGEGNGNGFLDPGESADLAVTLRNLGMTATSVSGELEPTGWHATVTRTDASYPDLAPGESGESLSPHYGISLSPDVSDGHKVGFAVRWQSTEGRGTTEPFFIPGGTPACTTIASSDIPKAIQDRQTATSLIDFGPDREISEVNVYVDVTHTYISDLTVMLLSPDGTPVVLHDRSGGSSDNIVGWYDSELSSFEPLSRMNGEHSTGTWMLKVNDGVPYNTGTLNGWSIEICGRPFETSTPEMRFSRIWKEPGKTVLTWWPYPDLTSYKVYRSTTLVPRDQFIDVTSEDSDPTDTRFDDSSTASSVYWLVTGVGPNGEGPR, from the coding sequence TTGACCAGCCGGAACGAGAAAGAATCATTCAGATTATACATCTGGCCTTTCACGCTCGTTGTCGTAGCTGTTTTAATAATCGCTTCCGCGTCTCCTGTGAATGCCGCAGGGAAGGGGGAGCCTGGCCCGATTTATCCTGTCGAAATTACCATCCATAACAGGATTGCGGATCTGAAGATGCTTACTGAAATGGGTATCGACATCGATGCCGTTTTCTATAATCGCGTCCGCGCTTACGTGATCGCCGAAGAGGAAGAGAAGTTGAAGCTGCTCGGTTACAGCGTCACGCCTATTCCCGACGAGGCAAAGATCGCGGCGGAGCGCGAGGCTGCTTCGGCCGCTCCGGGTGCCAAACCGCCCCAGCCTCCTTCCTACCACACCTATGCAACCCTCACGGAGGAGCTTCACCAGATTGCCCAGGACCATCCAGGCATCACCAGGTTGTACAGCATCGGCAAGTCTGTCCAGAACCGGGATCTCTGGATGATGAAGATAACGAAGAACCCTGATCTCGAGGAGGACGAGCCCGAAGTCCGTTACATCGCAGCCATGCACGGGGACGAGGTCGTCGGCAAGGAGAACTGCATCAACTTCATCAACCTCCTGACGGACAATTATGGAACAGACCCGCGGATCACGAATATCGTCGACACCATGGAGGTCTGGGTCCTCCCCTCCATGAATCCCGACGGCACCGAGATGCACATGCGATACAATGCCAACTATGTGGATCTGAACCGCGATTTTCCCGACCAGTTCGAGGACCCGGTGGATTCGACGGAAGGGAGGCAGCCTGAAACGGCAGCAGTGATGAATTGGGGATACGCTCATTCCACACTCCTCTCCGCGAACTTCCACGGAGGAGCCGTCGTCGCCAATTATCCGTACGATGGAACTGCAAGCCATGCCTCGGTGTACAACCCGACGGATGACGACCCGTTCTTCGTCTCCATCTCCCGCACTTACGCCGACAACAACCCCTCGATGGTCACGAGCAACTCTGATCCTGCATTTAACAACGGGATCTGCAACGGGGCGGACTGGTACGTCATATACGGTGGGTTGCAGGACTGGAACTACGTCTGGCATGGTGGTCACGAGATCACCGTAGAGGTCACGCAGAACAAGTGGCCCCCTGCCGATGAGCTCCCCGCACACTGGAACGACAATAAAGAGTCGATGCTTGCTTACATCGAGAGAGCCCATGAAGGTATCCGCGGTATCGTCACCGATTCTCAGACCGGAATCCCTCTTGCCGCAACTGTACGCGTGCAGGGGGTCGATCACGACGTTTACGCCGATCCTGATGTCGGCGATTATCACCGATTGCTTTCCCCGGGAAAATATTCTCTCGAGTTCTCCGCAACGGGATACATCTCGAAGATAGTGAACGATATTCAGGTGGTCGAAGGCGGACCTGCAACTCGCTGCGGTGTCGCTCTGGAGCCGCTCGATGTCGATCTCCAGCACATCGGGAACAGGGTTCTCGATACCGGTGAAGGGAATGGGAACGGCTTCCTCGACCCTGGCGAATCAGCAGATCTTGCCGTGACGCTCCGCAATCTTGGCATGACTGCAACTTCTGTTTCTGGAGAGCTTGAACCGACCGGATGGCATGCAACGGTGACTCGCACCGATGCTTCTTATCCCGATCTTGCCCCTGGCGAGTCGGGAGAATCGCTTTCTCCTCACTATGGCATCTCCTTGTCGCCCGACGTTTCTGATGGACACAAGGTCGGCTTTGCCGTTCGATGGCAATCCACCGAGGGACGAGGCACGACAGAGCCATTCTTCATTCCCGGCGGTACCCCTGCATGCACGACTATCGCTTCATCAGACATTCCGAAAGCGATCCAGGACAGGCAGACGGCAACGAGTCTTATTGATTTCGGTCCAGACCGCGAGATCTCAGAGGTCAACGTCTATGTTGATGTAACGCATACCTACATCAGTGATCTCACGGTGATGCTCTTATCGCCGGATGGCACTCCCGTTGTCCTGCACGACCGTTCTGGAGGCTCTTCCGATAACATAGTCGGCTGGTATGACAGCGAACTTTCTTCCTTTGAGCCGCTCTCCCGGATGAATGGAGAACACTCCACCGGGACCTGGATGCTCAAGGTGAATGATGGCGTTCCGTACAACACCGGGACGCTGAACGGATGGTCTATAGAGATCTGTGGCCGGCCATTCGAGACATCCACGCCGGAAATGCGATTCAGCAGGATCTGGAAAGAGCCGGGGAAGACTGTCTTGACCTGGTGGCCATATCCAGACCTGACTTCCTACAAGGTTTACCGTTCGACTACCCTTGTTCCACGCGACCAGTTCATCGACGTGACATCTGAAGACTCGGACCCAACCGACACTCGTTTCGATGATTCGTCAACTGCTTCTTCAGTCTACTGGCTCGTCACGGGAGTGGGTCCGAACGGAGAAGGCCCAAGATAA
- a CDS encoding helicase-related protein encodes MGLGKPVQAIAATRKKEEVLLQLPERMDKTFFVPMTKEQWIYHEDNRQIVARIVQKWRRYKFLSGADQRRLTLALQNMRIFLSTEAGGVGLNLQRASVVINMDLPWNPAVLDQRIGRVHRIGQHRPVRVVNFVSEGTIEHGMLSILDFKRSLFAGVLDGNEDSVFVGETRLNRFMRMVEETTQAIPETAHDPPPPVIPSSEEMEVVEEELERQEAPEPAPISPLQPLFVSAVSFLKSLGNLATAVGRSGKNRSHSGNIYLLHIGKTNRRTHQRILFHNSLTNFQ; translated from the coding sequence ATGGGATTGGGTAAGCCTGTCCAGGCCATCGCGGCAACTCGGAAGAAAGAAGAGGTTCTTCTGCAGCTTCCTGAAAGGATGGATAAAACCTTTTTCGTTCCAATGACGAAGGAGCAGTGGATATACCACGAAGACAACAGGCAGATTGTAGCGCGTATTGTTCAGAAATGGCGAAGATACAAGTTTCTTTCGGGAGCCGACCAGCGGAGGCTGACGCTTGCACTCCAGAATATGCGCATCTTTCTGTCCACCGAAGCCGGTGGCGTTGGGCTAAACCTCCAGCGTGCATCCGTCGTCATAAACATGGACCTTCCCTGGAATCCAGCCGTTCTGGATCAGCGCATCGGGCGTGTGCACCGCATCGGCCAGCACCGGCCTGTGAGAGTGGTTAACTTCGTCTCCGAAGGAACCATCGAACATGGCATGCTCTCCATCCTGGACTTCAAGCGCTCGCTCTTTGCAGGAGTGCTTGATGGTAATGAAGACAGTGTCTTCGTGGGCGAAACCCGTCTGAACAGGTTCATGAGGATGGTCGAAGAAACAACCCAGGCTATTCCGGAGACTGCCCATGATCCGCCCCCTCCGGTGATTCCCTCATCAGAAGAGATGGAAGTTGTGGAAGAAGAGCTGGAGAGGCAGGAAGCGCCTGAACCCGCACCCATTTCTCCTTTGCAGCCTCTTTTCGTGTCGGCCGTTTCATTTCTGAAGAGTCTTGGAAATCTGGCAACTGCAGTTGGTAGAAGCGGAAAGAATCGCAGCCACTCGGGAAACATTTATCTTCTTCATATCGGGAAAACGAACCGTCGAACACATCAGCGGATCCTATTTCATAATTCCTTGACTAATTTTCAATAG